The genomic region AGGCCCCGCTCCAGACCGAGACCTTGGCTCCTACCGCGACGGCAACACCCAGGATCAGATTGCAGGTGAGGGCCTGAAAGCCAATGTCCCCGTAGCACTGGGCACCGTAGGCGGCCAGGATGCAGAGAGCGGCCATGGCCGCGGCGCGATCGACGGCGCGCGTCGACCCCCGATAGCCGCGCATGGCAAGAAAGGCAGCCACCGGCACTACGAGCCAGATGCCGAAGATCCCGACCAGCCCCCCGAAGACGGCCACGCCGAGGAGCGAGTTATGGGGGAGGTACCGATACTGCCACCACTCCTCAAAGTTGGAGTAGACGCTCGTGACCTTGGCATAGGGTATGCCCCAGCCGGTCCCCAGTAGCGGGTTCCCGCCCGTCGAGAGCGTGTAGAGAAGGTTCCGGGTCTCTTCCTCCCGGCCCAGAGACGAGTTGTCATCGTAGCTACCGGCCGTGGAGAGCGCCCGCAGCGGCGCAAACAGCACCCCCGTCCGGCCCCAGCCGCCGATAACGTAAGCGAGAAGGATGGGCCCCGTGACCAGCAAGACAACGTTCACCCGCCGCTGGGTTCTTCCCCGCGGAAGCACCAAATACACGAGTGCGAGGACAAGGACCAACTCGATCCAGGCGAGGCGGCGGTTGTTCAAAGTGATGGCGTACAACAAATGGGCTGACACGAGGGCCGCGGTTAGCCAAGATCCCAGGCTCCCACGAGCGAGCGCCCAGCTCAGTGCGATGAGCACTCCGGCGACGAAGAGGAGCGTATCGTCGTGAGTCGTCATGTAGGGCGGGGGCGGCTCGATCTTGCCGTGCACGACCGCCCAGTAGAAGTACATCGCGAGCGTGCCGCGAACGAGCGCGGCCAGCAGGACGGTAAAGCCAAGCGCCTTCAGGTCGCGGGAACTGCGTACGACCGAAATGAGCAGAAGGCTGACGAGCAAACCAACGAGGAATCTCCACAGTTGGTAGTAGGCGTTGTAGGGGCTACCGCCACGTATCCAACCCCATAGGAAGGTGATGGCAATGCTGACGAAGCTGGTCAGAATGGCCGCATCCATGGGCCAGGCGCGCTTGCGAAAGGCACCGGGCAATAGCAAGCACAGGGGCACGAGCGCGAGGAGCAGGACCTGCCACGGGACGAGGTCGATGATGGGGAGGGACTCGAAGAGCCAGCCGAAGATCTGGAAGGGGCTCCGCCAGTAACCGTAGTACAGCACCTTCTCCCGCGTCGACTCCGCAGTCCAAGCTACGAATAGAAGCGCGCACAACACCCGGCAGAGCACCCAGTCCGCCTAGCTGTCAGCCGGAAAGGGGCCGGTAGGGGTGACTTGGGTTGTCGTGATGTACCGAACTGCCTTCAGGCCGTCCCTCCTGTGAGCGCTCATCGTCCATTCGTCAGGTAGCGGTGCCATCGACAGTTGCAAAGAGGAGGCTCCAAGAACTCATCCCCTACCACGCCCAGTCAACCCATCGGACGCGGAGATAGAAAAGCATCAGCACGTAGAGCACGTCATAGGTGAGCATCAAGGCAAGCAATATGGACAGACCACGCCGCTCGCTGCGGCTCTTCGCCGTTTGCATGCC from Vicinamibacteria bacterium harbors:
- a CDS encoding O-antigen ligase family protein, giving the protein MLCRVLCALLFVAWTAESTREKVLYYGYWRSPFQIFGWLFESLPIIDLVPWQVLLLALVPLCLLLPGAFRKRAWPMDAAILTSFVSIAITFLWGWIRGGSPYNAYYQLWRFLVGLLVSLLLISVVRSSRDLKALGFTVLLAALVRGTLAMYFYWAVVHGKIEPPPPYMTTHDDTLLFVAGVLIALSWALARGSLGSWLTAALVSAHLLYAITLNNRRLAWIELVLVLALVYLVLPRGRTQRRVNVVLLVTGPILLAYVIGGWGRTGVLFAPLRALSTAGSYDDNSSLGREEETRNLLYTLSTGGNPLLGTGWGIPYAKVTSVYSNFEEWWQYRYLPHNSLLGVAVFGGLVGIFGIWLVVPVAAFLAMRGYRGSTRAVDRAAAMAALCILAAYGAQCYGDIGFQALTCNLILGVAVAVGAKVSVWSGASPEVGRRGGMRAAEAMSEAALPAVDGAPGAADRQGAFASATSGLSR